Proteins co-encoded in one Holophagales bacterium genomic window:
- a CDS encoding C69 family dipeptidase produces the protein MKTRPSRPSFRRGRIALSVVCAFASLATPRPAEACTNFLVTRGASVDGSTMVTYSADSHVRYGELYLRRGGTWPAGTTVKLFDRGDARPLGEIPQAAKTYNVIGFMNENQVAIGESTFGGRKELEDKTGVVDYGSLMFLSMDRARTARDAIRIIAELVAEHGYASTGESFSIGDPDEVWIMEIIGKGTDLVLDRKSGKQLNRDKGAVWVAIRIPDGHVSAHANHARITAFPLENGSTSISSRHLERLSDPRVEVVYSHDVVDFARRKGYFTGRDEEFRFADAYAPMDFGAARFCEVRVWSFFKGLCTGMDSYLDHVKGKDLANRLPLWVKPDRKVSVADLMAAKRDHLEGTPLDMRLDTGAGPFGLPYRWRPLTWELEGKTYVNERATATQQTGFSYIAQMRKWLPAPIGGIMWFGVDDAASTVYMPMYCGITRVPESLAEGNGDLLAYSDTAAFWTFSKVANFSYLRYDLMSQDVRRVQQELETKHLAQVPAIDAAAGSLFEREPARARELLTDYSSAVAAGTVRRWEELFRYLLVKYIDGNVKKERDGRFERNEWGFPKPPDHPGYPEAWKRRVVEETGEKLLQPK, from the coding sequence ATGAAGACCCGTCCTTCCCGTCCGTCCTTCCGCCGCGGCCGGATCGCGCTGTCCGTCGTCTGCGCCTTCGCGTCCCTGGCGACCCCGCGCCCGGCCGAGGCGTGCACGAACTTCCTGGTGACGCGCGGCGCCTCGGTGGACGGCTCCACGATGGTCACCTACTCCGCCGACTCGCACGTGCGCTACGGCGAGCTGTACTTGCGCCGGGGGGGCACCTGGCCCGCGGGGACTACCGTCAAGCTGTTCGACCGCGGGGACGCCCGGCCGCTCGGCGAGATCCCCCAGGCGGCAAAGACCTACAACGTGATCGGATTCATGAACGAAAACCAGGTGGCGATCGGCGAGAGCACGTTCGGCGGCCGAAAGGAGCTGGAGGACAAGACCGGGGTCGTGGACTACGGCAGCCTCATGTTCCTCTCGATGGACCGCGCGCGCACCGCCAGGGACGCCATCCGGATCATCGCGGAGCTGGTTGCCGAGCACGGCTACGCGAGCACCGGCGAGTCGTTCTCGATCGGAGACCCCGACGAGGTCTGGATCATGGAGATCATCGGCAAGGGAACGGACCTCGTCCTCGACAGGAAGAGCGGGAAACAGCTGAACCGCGACAAGGGCGCGGTCTGGGTGGCGATCCGCATCCCCGACGGCCACGTCTCCGCTCACGCGAACCACGCCCGGATCACCGCCTTCCCTCTCGAGAACGGGTCGACGTCGATCAGCTCCCGTCACCTCGAGAGGCTCTCCGACCCGCGCGTGGAGGTCGTCTACTCCCACGACGTCGTCGACTTCGCCCGCCGAAAGGGGTACTTCACCGGCCGGGACGAGGAGTTCCGCTTCGCCGACGCCTACGCCCCGATGGACTTCGGCGCCGCCCGCTTCTGCGAGGTGCGGGTCTGGAGCTTCTTCAAGGGCCTCTGCACCGGAATGGACTCCTATCTCGACCACGTGAAGGGGAAGGACCTCGCCAACAGGCTCCCTCTCTGGGTGAAGCCTGACCGCAAGGTGTCGGTGGCCGACCTGATGGCCGCCAAGCGCGATCACCTCGAGGGGACTCCTCTCGACATGCGCCTCGACACCGGCGCCGGCCCGTTCGGTCTCCCCTATCGCTGGCGGCCCCTCACCTGGGAGCTCGAGGGGAAGACGTACGTCAACGAGCGCGCCACCGCCACGCAGCAGACCGGCTTTTCGTACATCGCCCAGATGCGCAAGTGGCTCCCCGCACCCATCGGCGGCATCATGTGGTTCGGCGTCGACGACGCGGCGAGCACCGTCTACATGCCGATGTACTGCGGGATCACCCGCGTCCCCGAGAGCCTCGCCGAGGGGAACGGCGACCTCCTCGCGTACTCCGACACCGCGGCCTTCTGGACGTTCAGCAAGGTCGCGAACTTCTCGTACCTGCGCTACGACCTGATGAGCCAGGACGTGCGCCGGGTGCAGCAGGAGCTGGAGACGAAGCACCTCGCCCAGGTCCCGGCCATCGACGCGGCGGCAGGTTCCCTCTTCGAGCGGGAGCCCGCGCGTGCCCGCGAGCTCCTCACCGACTATTCGTCCGCCGTCGCCGCCGGGACGGTCCGGCGGTGGGAGGAGCTGTTCCGCTATCTCCTCGTCAAGTACATCGACGGCAACGTCAAGAAGGAGCGCGACGGGCGCTTCGAGCGCAACGAGTGGGGGTTCCCGAAACCGCCCGACCATCCCGGCTACCCGGAAGCCTGGAAGCGACGGGTGGTCGAGGAGACCGGAGAGAAGCTGCTGCAGCCGAAGTAG